The following coding sequences lie in one Cronobacter universalis NCTC 9529 genomic window:
- a CDS encoding phage repressor protein CI: protein MSTSKYPNEIPLNFESGGREAIERLVSAYGFTTRQALADHLKVSKSTLANRYLRDTFPSDWIIQCAIETGATLTWLTTGRGPVFESEKSEESEVSKISKVKLIDNQIFDAGHLFIDKTLLPHFKDLLAIQDHHCTNIAHINKSNIEDGMWLVQYQNNFKLKQIFLLPGGNLRVTDDHLTFDCKKEDIKLVAKIFSQYRTI from the coding sequence ATGTCAACATCAAAGTACCCAAATGAGATCCCGCTGAATTTTGAGAGCGGTGGGCGAGAAGCTATCGAAAGGCTAGTTTCAGCATATGGCTTCACAACGCGCCAAGCGCTAGCTGATCACCTGAAGGTCTCCAAAAGTACTTTGGCTAATCGATATCTAAGAGACACCTTCCCTTCTGACTGGATCATCCAATGTGCCATCGAAACCGGAGCAACCCTCACTTGGTTAACTACTGGGCGCGGGCCAGTATTTGAAAGTGAAAAGAGTGAAGAAAGTGAAGTTTCAAAAATTTCGAAAGTAAAACTAATTGACAATCAAATTTTCGATGCTGGTCATTTATTTATAGATAAAACCCTGCTTCCTCATTTTAAGGATTTATTAGCAATACAGGACCATCATTGCACAAATATTGCACATATAAATAAATCTAATATTGAAGATGGCATGTGGCTTGTTCAATACCAAAATAATTTTAAGTTAAAACAAATCTTTTTATTACCTGGAGGTAATCTTCGGGTAACAGATGATCATTTAACATTTGATTGTAAAAAAGAAGATATAAAGCTTGTTGCAAAAATCTTCTCACAATACCGTACTATTTAA